The sequence agaaaaaaaatacCACTGAGAAGCCTTTCAGACTGAGTAAGGTAGGCACATGTTAATAAATTTTTTAAAGCATCTGTTTCTATGAAATGGACATATTTCACTATTAATTCACTGTAAAAGTATTAGTAGCTCTATGCAtaatctttaaaacaaacaagttAACAGGGAAAACCACTAAACCAGTATTGTTAATTGAGAAATTTATGGGTTTGTTGTCTTGATTTTGAAGTGCTATTGGTAATagaggcttatccacatgggagcattacttcatgctaaagacgctgttttatctgttttctatttgcaccatctacAATGAGCGTTCAATGCTAGCTGCAAACACGGTCTTTTCAATTCACAACAGCAGTCCTGTCTCTATGAAGGATAAATCACACAATTTtcattccctctggttgcttggaaactgagcatgctcaatttgtTTCAGGTTCCATTAAAAAAACCCGGAAGTCCTTTTTTATTGTCTATGGTTGCTTGGAAACTGGGCATGCACAGATTTCTGTATTTCCACAAGGCAGACAATATAGGGGACTGAATATTAGTGTAAACACTCTAGATGAGGAGTTCCAGAACTTTGTCCCCCACCGTACCTCCAAATTGCCAGTGGTCTTTGTGGGTAAATGAATTGATTTTATCCCTGTTTTAGCAACTGTAATTTGCTGTGTTAGATGATCTATGACTTTTACATTGATTTGTATTGCTGTTATATATATTCTTATATATTGATACTTTTCCAACTTTCGTCTACACAAAAGCTGCTTAAGTACCACAGCAAGCTAAGGTTCAATAGCTAGTCTCCTAATGCATTATCAGGTAAATCGCCTGTCttagggtggtgtagtggttaaggtgttggactacgacctgggagaccagggttcaaatccccacatagccatgaagctcactgggtgaccttgggccagtcactgcctctcagcctcatgaaaaccctattcatagggtcgccgtaagttggaatcgacttgaaggtagtacatttacatttttagataTGTTAAATTGGGTACACAGCATGGCAATTACGAAGAAACTAGCTGGACAAGACCAGAAAAAGGTGTGTCCCCTATCTATAAGCAGACCACAGATTTCCTTATAGACCAATAAAATTGAAGGGTTTGAGGGGTTGCGATGAATCCTCTAAAaccttttaaatgtgttttaattggttATACAGCTGTACAAAATTACAAGTTTACACTGGAGCGCAAAACTTATAAACTACATATATGCTTTATTTGGAAAAGGAGAATCTGGCTGTGCAGAACGAATGAGGggatggagaaaaaacatggcaATTAAGGTTACCAAGAAACTCCCTGCAGAAGACCTGACAAAGGTCTGTCTCATATCTACAAGCATAAAAGAGATTTCTAAGTAGAGAAATAACCATGAAGGCTTTGAGGTTTTGCAATGAATCCTGAAAAATCAGTGAAGGGTAATGAGCCTCCAGCAAGACTGCACTAAAAGCAccctttaaaaaatgctttggcATGCTGAGCAAAATTGGAACGTGGGGGGCATGAGTCTTGGGGGTGGGGATTCGGCCAATAAAGGGTAATGAGCCTCCAGCAGGACTACGCTAAaagcaccctttaaaaaaaatatgctgtGGTGTGCTAGGCTTATgctggcagcagcaacagcaaaactGGCAAAAGCTTCTCTCATCTTTTCCAAAATTTCCTGCTGTGTTAAACAGGAGTTTTGGAATAGACCTTCTAGGTGAGTACAAGAGGGCCACATATGCCAAAAAAGGAACCCTACAAACATATCATTCCTGAGgatctgtaaactgcccagagagctttggctatggggcggtatataaaagtaataaataaataaacaaacacactgCCTTCTGTCTTCATTGCCTGAAAGGACAGTGGATGCAAAATAAATCCAAGAGGCTGTAATGAGAACACAGGAGAAACAAATATAAATTAGAAGTAAAAGCAGCTTATTTTAAGTTGATAAAGTTTATTTTGAGTTGATACAGCTGAAAGTACAAACCCACAAGTtagaggaaaaataaaaataaaggcaccattcatCTGCTAAGATGTGGGACTGCTTGTTGCAATAAATAGCAGAACACTGTCAGTAGTCTGCCCCCTGTTTTCAGAATTGCAGAACTGTTTGCCCACAGAACTGAAGAGAGCAGCCAAAAGTTGCTTGTCAACCTATATGAAACAAAATGAACGAAGGAAATTATATAGTGGACATGGAACAGGATGTATAAAAAAGTAAcagttgacacacccacctacaaacattgaagcaaagcatctgcaaccactaaTGGAGCGGAGTGGAGAGGTATTATTCTCCACTTTTCGTCttttcagtggattgggttagtacatatttacaggggggaaactgcacgaTAGCTTCCGTTTGCCAGAAATGTCATAtgaactatgcaaattaaaaggagatgcgagtagcaccaaacacacagtaaatcacCCTGTAGATAAACCTTGAGTGTACCTGAATCTTGCAAAACTGCGGCTTAATCCTTActgtgtctgctcaaaagtaaatcttattgatgggttttactcccaggtaagtgtgttcagattgcagccttaatcttattAAACACGCTGAGCTCCTTCTGCAATGAACTCTGCTTTAATCTGGCAGTCCAGATGTAAAGCATGCCTTAATTGCTACTAATATTGTGATAGTGTTtcgataaagaaataaacttgtTGTGATAACACTGTAAATTAAACTGACCAGGTGGAAAGCAATGTGTAATGAAACAGATATGATATGAGCATAGAAGGAATGTTCTACAGCTGATAATGTAGTCTGCTATTCAAAGAATAACCAATTTAGCTAGCAGCACTGATGTCACCCATCCTGCTACACTCCCTTTGCCCGTTTCTGGACCAATGTAGAGCTATGTCAGATTACTCGTGTTCAGAGCAGAGTGCTTGTTTTTAGCTTTTTCAGTACTGCTCCCTGTTGGGGACAAAACTCCTATCTTGTTCCCATTCTTATCAGTGATCACAAGCACCAAAAGCAATAGGGATGATGGGCAGCTCTTGGATCTCTCCCTCTTGCATTTGgatgtgttgggggggggcatgtATTTAGTTTTaacacttattatttatttatttatttatttcatttataaaccgcccatagcttaAAGCTCCTTTGTCTCTGATGAGTCTCAAAGGTGGTTCATTTCTGTGGGTAAagggtatttattattattattattattttattattatagacCAAGTCGAAGCCTGTGCAAATGATGTTTCTAAAGGATAAATTTCCAGCTTTCTATGTTGATACTCTGAGGGTTTATATCCTCGAGCTCCCATACATTAACAATGAGCTCAGTATGTTGATTCTGCTTCCAGAAGACATCACCGATGAGTCCACTGGTCTGGAACTGGTAAAACATTTCTTTCCACATTTTCAAGAGACTGTTggacattttatttaattttgtttatataaatcaggagtggggaacctctaagCCTGGAAATGCTGCTGGAcaaccagtggtcagagatgatggcagcTGTTTGTATGAAGGGATACAGATGAATGCAGTGGTGTCAGTTCTCCcattgtcacatccacaccatatatttaaagtacatgatttcccccaaaggttctcggaactgtagtttacccttcacggagtgacagttccaaggattctttggtggagggaatgtatggtgtggatgtgacagaGCCCAATAAACCACAGgctagcataagaacataagaacataagaacataagaagagcctgctggatcaggccagtggcccatctagtccagcatcctgttctcacagtggccaaccaggtgcctgggggaagcccacaagcaggacctgagtgcaagaacactctcccctcctgaggcttccagcaactggttttcagaaacatgctgcctctgactagggtggcagagcacagccatcatggctagtagccactgatagccctgtcctccatgaatttgtctaatcttcttttaaagccatccaagctggtggccattactgcgtcttgtgggagcaaattccatagtttaactatgcgctgagtaaagaaatacttccttttgtctgtcctgaatcttccaacatgcagcttctttgaatgtccacgagttctagtattatgagagagggagaaaaacttttctcttcccactttctcaatgccatgcataattttatacacttctatcatgtctcctctgacccgccttttctctaaactaaaaagccccaaatgctgcaacctttcctcataagggagtccctccatccccttgatcattctggttgccctcttctgaaccttctccaactctataatatcctttttgagatgaggcgaccagaactgtacacagtattccaaatgcggccgcaccatagatttatacaacggcattataatatcggctgttttattttcaatacctttcctaattatccctagcatggaatttgcctttttcacagctgccgcacactgggtcgacattttcattgtgctgtccactacaaccccgaggtctctcttctggtcggtcaccgccagttcagaccccatgagcgtatatgtgaaattaagattttttgctccaatatgcataattttacacttgtttatattgaattgcatttgccattttcccgcccattcactcagtttggagaggtctttttggagctcttcgcaatccctttttgttttaacgaccctgaacaatttagtatcttcAGCAAACTTTGCCACTTCActcctcactcctaattctaggtcattaatgaacaagttgaaaagtataatTCTCTGTAAGCACGATTCTATGCATTTTTACCCAGAGGGACTCCCAGTGGTGCTTATTCCCGGGTGTATAGAGGAGGAGGGACACAGGAGCTTGCACCACTGGAAGAGGCACACCCCctctttttaaacatttaaaaacaggaaAACAACACTCAGCCACATTTATGGTAATCGGCCAGTGGCCATAGAGGGATTGCAGATGCAGTGGCCAGATCTGGAGGATGCCAGAAGCCACCTAGTCTGTGGCAACCTGAAACTTAGCAGTGCCTCTTCTCCCTCCATCTCCCTAAAAAAGTAAACAGGAGGTTTTATTTGGAAAGCCATGAGTGTAATCATTAGTTTTAGTGGTTTTTACCCCTTTCCTCTTTAGTTTAAAAGTGGTTTTGGTTTTACTATCTAACTTGCCTTCTTATCTAACCATAGCTGGAAAAAGAACTAACATATGAGAGATTATCGATATGGACCAGTCCAGAAATGATGGAGAAAACAGAAATGGAGCTTCACTTGCCAAGGATCAAACTGGAAGAGAGTTATGACCTCAAGTCCACCCTAAGAAGTATGGGAATGAAGGATGCCTTCAGTCAAAGTCAAGCTAACTTCTCAGGAATGTCAAAGAAAAATGACTTGGTTTTGTCAGAGGTGTTTCACAAGTCCTTTGTGGAGATTAATGAAGAGGGTACTGAGGCAGCAGCTGCCACAGCAGTCGTTGTTGAAATAAGATCCTCTCTGCGGCCCATAAAAATTGAAGCAAACCATCCTTTTCTCTTCTTTATCAGGCATAACAGAACAAAGAGCATTCTCTTCTTTGGCAAATTCTGTTCTCCCTAGATTGagattgccaacatggtgcccatgctCACCAGTCGTATCCACCAGTATCTTCCATGGTAGCCATAGAAGTTCTTAGTAAATATCCCCTGAAAAATCTAGGATGCATGAGACTTTTTGCACTTCCTGCTCAATCTCTGTTTGTACTGGCTCGGCCTCTCTCAAATGCCCCCATGACagacattttgtgttatgccacacaaaTCATTTTGTGATGGGCACCCATGgccctttctcaaaattccaaatgtgcccactggcccaaaaaggttggcaacccctgccctaGAACACTGcacatcttctgcagttttatcAATTATTCCCATGCAGTTAAAGGCTTAAATCTTAATGTTCTTATTAGGAAGGAAGTCCCGTTGGACTCAGTAGGGCTTAAGTCTGAGTAAAAATGCTTAGGAGCAGGCTGAAATGTCATAGGCACCACGTTTAGGTCTTTTTCTCTTATTTTATAAAGACATGATCTGTGTAAGCTTTTCTGCCTTCCGTCTGCTGATTAATTCTGGCTATGGTACATAACAAGAGTGTGTAGTATaacattcttttttcttctttagaATGTCAGTAGGTGTGGTctgtaaaatgtgcattttaaagcAATAAAGTTATTTTTGAAAATTATGTTTCTACTGTGCAAAAGAGAAGCTTTTAAAAGCTCTCACCCTCCTCCTGTGTGTCACGTGATACTGGGTGTAGCCCACTCTCTGTGAAAATAACTTGACTTCAATTATTatttctaaaatatattttattgattcCCCACCCCTATTCTCACCTGACACTTTTCTCCATATGGAAAAaatattagaaagaaagaaatgaaaaataattttaaaaacaagggAAAGGTGAGCAGGTTTGTGATTTAGGTGGCAATCCGATACATACGTGGAACATCCTGGGACtgacttctgggtaaacatgcagaGAATTGGCTGGGTAGATTCAAGAAGACTCATTGTGATTAAGGCTAGGATCCtgcacatacttacctgggagtaagcaccactaaactcagttgaacttctgagtagacatgcataggatcgcACTGTGAGTCAGTTATTGCAATTATCCTAATATCATCTATCAGAAAATGGTATCAAACTAATTGTTTTCTACCCTACAGCCCAATCCAAGATGGCGTCGGAGTAGCGGATGTGTTAGCGAGTGCTCTGcaagttgttttattgttttattgcctgCACTCCCCTTGACCTTCCACTGAAGAAGAATTATAGCCGCCTTATCTTGGTTTACATTCTCTTATTTGTTTTCACTTATCTGCTCCGGCTATGCCATATGGAGCTGTGCTGTAGTGGTCTGTAATGGTCTGAAGAGAGATTCAGCCGGGAGGAGTTGCTCCCCAACCATTCCCAGCTCAGAGACCGAAATACTACAGGAGGACAAGATAAAACTTCAGCAACATACAAGATAAAGTGTTTTGCCTAATTGTTGCTGCTACTTTTGTGGAGCTGACGTTACCATTGTGGCTTTCTGAGAGGTGTACCTCTTTGCAAACTCAGACCCTGTCAGCCCTATCAGCTGTGACTTAATAGCTTTGTCAACATCTACTATCTCTCCCAGCTGCAGCAAGGGAGGAGTAACTAAGGGGCTGCCAAACCAAAGCAAGTTCCCTGTGAGAGCTGCGGACACTTGAGTATACACTATAGGAAGAGGAATTTCATCCAAGGATATTTTTATCCTAGAACATCCTTGTAGGAGAGACGACGCCTGATAAATGTGCCATCCAGCTGCTGTTACCATTTACGCCGGGTCGATTCCAGTTGTGAGACTCCAATGAGTGCCGTACACCATTGCAGATTTAGGCCTCATCAGCTATGACTTAGCAGTTTCTGCCAAGCAAGTGCTACCTCTTCCAACTGTAACAGTGGAAGGATTGGCAGACAAAACCGAGATTGTGGGGCAGTCTACGCGGGGGGTGGCTGTGGGTGGTTGGGTTGTTTTGATGGTTTTAAGAGGGGTGGCCTACTTGAGTTGTGGTCGCCAGTGCGGGGGGTATGTGCCAAGCGGAGTGAAGTGTTGGGGAACGGGAGAGGGGCAAATATATaacgaggctgggaggcagatgctggtggggtgctaggggcaggccacgtcgggtaagaggaactagggagagatgcataatatctgtcccttgctccgggcctgtccagagccgaaagatagCTGGGGGGTGCATggctccatactctggcctttgactgctgctgtgcaatgccaggtcggTTGCCCAAAAAAAcctctctcatccatgacatgatagtGGATGAGGTcgcggacctggcatgcattacataaacctggctggatgaggcctcggctccgcttcttgaggccatgtgtccagctgggtatttgtatgcacagcagccaagggccggtggtcggggagggggagtggcagtaaTCTACCGACGGTCCCTGATTCTGGCCAGACCCCCTCTCTGGGAGACCAAGATCAtcgactgcatgtactggaggttgggcccggagggcagtctagggattctgctcatgcACCATCCACTccgctgcacgacagactccctggccgaggtgctggaggtggtctccgATGTACGTGTGCAGTCCCCAAATctggtggtgctgggagacttcaatgtacattcggaGACCACTCTCAtaggggcgcctcgggacttcttggaagCCATGGCTTTCTGGGAGCTGTACCTTATTCCAAccgggcccacccatgtagctggtcatgcactcgaccttgtttACGTCTCGGGAGAGAAGGGGAATGATCTGAAAGTGGGGGGTACATCcgtcacccccttgtcatggtcagatcattacTTGGTAAGAGTGGACCTCTTGATGCCACAAGCCCTTCGTGGGGGTAGAGGACCCactaggatggtccaccccaggcttCTGATGAATCCAGATGGATTCATGAATGCACTTGGGGAGTCCCTGGAGCATGCACATGAGCACTCGGTTGAGACTCTGGTGGAGAGGTGGAACACTGcaatcaccagggcaatagaccgggtggctccaaaatgccctttccccctgaatagagctcagatggcGCTGTAGTGCACTCCACggctgcgaactctgaggcgaAATGGCTAGAgtgctggtggcggaaatctcgctctgaggatgatcgaacacaggttagagcggcggcagcagcctacCATGCGGCAAtaggggcagcaaaaaaggatttttatgctgcctctattgcgtctgcaaagtgctgtcccaggaggttgttccaagtggtccggagcctggtcggtctaGTTGCCCCGGATCCGATGGAACcatctaagacctcctgtgataaattggcaaggcactttgcggataaaatcgatcatatacagagtgctattccatgcgctgtggatacagtgaatgaGCCAGAGTTGGCCAGGGGCATCTCGGCGGgttgggatcagttccagcttcttccatccgagaaagtggacaaggtgctttcaaccttaaagcctaccacctgcttacttgacccttgcctgtcatggctcattatgagctgtaaagatagactgagcgaggggatcaaggcagtggtaaacatgtccctggaagagggaataatgccatcagccttcaaggaggcaataataaaactaattctaaagaagc is a genomic window of Rhineura floridana isolate rRhiFlo1 chromosome 1, rRhiFlo1.hap2, whole genome shotgun sequence containing:
- the LOC133366936 gene encoding serpin B10-like isoform X5; translation: MRSSRTLSPTVPPNCQWSLWTKSKPVQMMFLKDKFPAFYVDTLRVYILELPYINNELSMLILLPEDITDESTGLELLEKELTYERLSIWTSPEMMEKTEMELHLPRIKLEESYDLKSTLRSMGMKDAFSQSQANFSGMSKKNDLVLSEVFHKSFVEINEEGTEAAAATAVVVEIRSSLRPIKIEANHPFLFFIRHNRTKSILFFGKFCSP
- the LOC133366936 gene encoding serpin B10-like isoform X4, with amino-acid sequence MNPRLTEVSAYGKSCAIPCECSSLEELPADNIFLSFEKEKKDYLGKIKNLLPKGAVDSQTALVLVNAIYFKGKWKTQFQKKNTTEKPFRLSKTKSKPVQMMFLKDKFPAFYVDTLRVYILELPYINNELSMLILLPEDITDESTGLELLEKELTYERLSIWTSPEMMEKTEMELHLPRIKLEESYDLKSTLRSMGMKDAFSQSQANFSGMSKKNDLVLSEVFHKSFVEINEEGTEAAAATAVVVEIRSSLRPIKIEANHPFLFFIRHNRTKSILFFGKFCSP
- the LOC133366936 gene encoding serpin B10-like isoform X2; the encoded protein is MDSLSVANGDFTLELFKNLNQSSQGNNVFYSPWSISSALAMVYMGARNSTADQMAKVLHFNATKDFGSSSQKPGVGQDETPHSEFQELISEINQPRSTYVLKTANRLYGEKTFSFIGEYLQLAKKYYHAEPQAVDFLNSSEQVRGQINAWVETQTDSKIKNLLPKGAVDSQTALVLVNAIYFKGKWKTQFQKKNTTEKPFRLSKTKSKPVQMMFLKDKFPAFYVDTLRVYILELPYINNELSMLILLPEDITDESTGLELLEKELTYERLSIWTSPEMMEKTEMELHLPRIKLEESYDLKSTLRSMGMKDAFSQSQANFSGMSKKNDLVLSEVFHKSFVEINEEGTEAAAATAVVVEIRSSLRPIKIEANHPFLFFIRHNRTKSILFFGKFCSP